In Campylobacter vicugnae, a genomic segment contains:
- the cysK gene encoding cysteine synthase A has translation MKIANSVSELIGNTPLIKINKFGNEANILAKCEFLNPSHSVKDRIALNMIENAIATNKIDKNTTIIEPTSGNTGVGLAMIAAERGLKIILTMPSSMSIERQKLLKAFGAELVLTDPKYGMQGAVDEAIRLSKEIQNSFIPSQFDNPANPDMHKRTTALEIWNDTDGKVDIFVAGFGTGGTVSGVGEILKSKNPNIKVIAVEPAKSPLISKGEAGPHMIQGIGANFIPKNLNRDIIDELFTVSNEDAIATAKALAQSEGLLVGISSGANIYAASQIAKENPGKTIVTILCDTGERYLSTVLYE, from the coding sequence ATGAAAATTGCAAATAGCGTAAGCGAATTAATTGGTAATACTCCGCTTATAAAAATAAATAAATTTGGCAATGAGGCTAATATTTTAGCTAAATGCGAATTTCTAAATCCAAGCCACTCTGTAAAAGATAGAATCGCATTAAATATGATAGAAAACGCAATTGCAACTAATAAAATTGATAAAAATACTACAATTATCGAACCAACAAGTGGCAATACAGGCGTTGGTTTAGCGATGATAGCAGCTGAACGCGGTTTAAAAATTATTCTTACAATGCCTAGTTCAATGAGTATAGAACGCCAAAAACTTCTTAAAGCTTTTGGTGCTGAACTTGTACTAACCGATCCAAAATATGGTATGCAAGGTGCAGTAGATGAAGCTATAAGACTATCTAAAGAGATTCAAAATAGCTTTATACCAAGCCAATTTGATAATCCAGCCAATCCAGATATGCACAAAAGAACAACTGCACTTGAAATTTGGAATGATACTGATGGTAAAGTAGATATATTTGTAGCAGGATTTGGCACTGGTGGAACAGTAAGCGGTGTAGGTGAGATATTAAAATCTAAAAATCCAAATATTAAAGTTATTGCCGTAGAACCAGCAAAATCACCACTTATAAGCAAAGGTGAAGCAGGCCCGCATATGATCCAAGGCATAGGTGCAAACTTTATACCAAAGAATTTAAATAGAGATATTATAGATGAGCTTTTTACTGTATCAAATGAAGATGCAATCGCCACAGCTAAAGCTTTAGCTCAAAGCGAAGGTTTATTAGTAGGTATCTCAAGTGGGGCAAATATTTATGCAGCTAGTCAAATAGCCAAAGAAAATCCAGGCAAAACAATAGTTACAATCCTATGCGATACTGGTGAGAGATATCTATCAACTGTACTTTATGAGTAA
- a CDS encoding RrF2 family transcriptional regulator, translating to MSLLTTKGVYGLMAIIEISKGDRTNPVSLKDISIAIDVSKNYLEQLLNSLRKDGIVGSIKGIKGGYYLSKAIDEITLYDIFNSLENEFNLVSIELENSSYDIFFKEYNEKLKELFMQPLSSIKIDQEQAGKYLNYII from the coding sequence ATGAGCCTACTTACTACAAAAGGCGTATATGGCTTAATGGCAATAATTGAGATATCAAAAGGAGATAGGACAAATCCTGTCTCCTTAAAAGATATCTCTATAGCCATAGATGTATCAAAAAACTATCTAGAACAACTACTAAATAGCCTACGAAAAGATGGAATAGTAGGTAGTATTAAGGGTATTAAAGGTGGATATTATCTTAGTAAAGCTATAGATGAAATTACTCTTTATGATATATTTAATAGTCTAGAAAATGAATTTAATCTAGTAAGCATAGAGCTAGAAAATAGCTCTTATGATATATTTTTTAAAGAGTATAATGAAAAGCTAAAAGAGCTTTTTATGCAACCTCTAAGTAGTATCAAGATTGACCAAGAACAAGCTGGCAAATATCTAAACTATATAATATAA
- a CDS encoding O-acetylhomoserine aminocarboxypropyltransferase/cysteine synthase family protein — protein sequence MQKETLATHYGYDTKVGTGAMAVPIYQSTAYDFGSAQTAANRFTLKELGPIYSRLTNPTLDVFESRIAALEGGKAGISTSSGQAAIFFAIANLAQAGDNIIVAKKIYGGATTLLTHTIKRFGITAKIFDSESVEDLESLIDDNTKAIFFETLSNPQIAIANVEKIVEIADKYGVVTVADNTVATAILFNPIKKGVDVVVHSASKYISGQGLSVAGAIVAGEQLNKKLVGNKRYDHFNTADESYHGLVYADLAGVFDIYTLRIRLSLLRDIGATLSAFNAWQLIQGLETLSIRVKEHSKNALKVAEFLESHPKVKSVNYPGLKSSKLNEYVKANFTDGLASGLLSFEVADFETATSVLDNVKIFSVVVNIGDSKSIITHPASTTHQQLPANELAAAGITPGLIRLSIGLENADDLINDLKEALK from the coding sequence ATGCAAAAGGAAACTTTAGCAACGCATTATGGATACGATACAAAAGTTGGCACAGGAGCTATGGCAGTGCCTATCTATCAAAGCACAGCTTATGACTTTGGTAGCGCTCAAACTGCTGCAAATAGATTTACATTAAAAGAGCTTGGGCCTATCTATTCACGCCTTACTAATCCAACCCTTGATGTATTTGAATCTCGCATAGCAGCACTTGAGGGTGGAAAGGCTGGAATTAGCACTTCAAGCGGTCAAGCTGCGATATTTTTTGCTATTGCAAATTTAGCTCAAGCTGGTGATAATATCATAGTAGCTAAGAAAATTTATGGTGGTGCTACAACACTTCTTACTCACACTATTAAAAGATTTGGTATTACAGCTAAAATTTTTGATTCTGAGAGCGTAGAAGATCTAGAATCATTAATAGATGATAATACAAAAGCAATATTTTTTGAAACTCTATCAAACCCACAAATTGCAATTGCAAATGTAGAGAAAATCGTTGAAATAGCTGATAAATATGGTGTTGTAACAGTAGCTGATAACACAGTTGCAACTGCAATTTTATTTAATCCTATTAAAAAAGGTGTAGATGTAGTAGTTCACAGTGCTAGTAAATACATCAGCGGTCAAGGACTTAGCGTAGCTGGTGCGATCGTAGCTGGCGAGCAACTAAATAAAAAATTAGTAGGCAATAAAAGATATGATCACTTCAACACAGCTGATGAGAGTTATCATGGCCTAGTTTATGCTGATTTAGCTGGTGTATTTGATATATATACTCTTAGAATTCGTCTAAGCCTATTAAGAGATATCGGTGCTACACTCTCAGCATTTAATGCTTGGCAACTAATCCAAGGACTAGAAACTCTAAGTATCAGAGTTAAAGAACACTCTAAAAATGCTCTAAAAGTAGCTGAATTTTTAGAATCACATCCTAAGGTAAAATCTGTAAATTACCCAGGATTAAAAAGCTCAAAATTAAATGAGTATGTAAAAGCAAATTTCACTGATGGGCTAGCTAGCGGTCTTTTAAGCTTTGAAGTAGCTGATTTTGAAACTGCTACAAGCGTACTTGATAATGTTAAAATCTTTAGCGTAGTAGTAAATATTGGCGATAGTAAATCTATAATTACTCATCCAGCTAGCACAACTCACCAACAACTCCCAGCTAATGAATTAGCAGCTGCTGGTATTACTCCAGGACTGATCCGCCTAAGTATTGGATTAGAAAATGCAGATGATTTAATCAATGACTTAAAAGAAGCATTAAAATGA
- a CDS encoding pseudaminic acid biosynthesis protein PseA, with the protein MKFCTKCVMPDTKPNLHFDRGGVCDACRSQENKNLDIDWNARKIEFLELVKKYKKHPIYDCVIGVSGGKDSTFQVLTMLNLGLNPLCVCFEPTIPTKVGRKNLKNLNNLGVDIIHIKRDPIVYKKLAKEAFKRTGDNEWQNHLGIFTCVPRIAVNFGIPLIIWGESPQIEYGGPATSKDNNILDKNWLDRFGGLLGTSIEDMIGVDGIDKKDLYFYTYPSDEELKRVNVTGLFLGYYFKWDYKENLRISQENGFKCSDRPVETTYENFENLDCYSNHLHDYLKYCKYGFGRATDNACIDIRLGYISRDEGVRLVHKYDGKPPKKAIKKYLEYSGFSSDEFWQIVDSFTNKDIFKCDENGKFLRDIDGSLIRKDNTILK; encoded by the coding sequence ATGAAATTTTGCACAAAATGTGTTATGCCAGATACTAAGCCAAATTTGCATTTTGACCGGGGGGGGGTATGTGATGCTTGTAGATCTCAAGAGAATAAAAATTTAGATATTGATTGGAATGCTAGAAAGATTGAGTTTTTAGAGCTTGTTAAAAAATATAAAAAGCATCCAATATATGATTGTGTTATTGGTGTAAGTGGGGGTAAAGATTCTACTTTTCAGGTTTTAACTATGTTAAATTTGGGACTTAATCCACTTTGTGTATGTTTTGAACCTACAATTCCAACTAAAGTAGGTCGTAAAAATTTAAAAAATTTAAATAATCTAGGTGTAGATATAATCCATATAAAAAGAGATCCAATAGTCTATAAAAAACTTGCCAAAGAGGCTTTTAAAAGAACTGGAGATAATGAGTGGCAAAACCATCTTGGAATATTTACTTGCGTACCAAGAATCGCAGTAAATTTTGGAATTCCATTAATTATTTGGGGTGAAAGTCCTCAAATAGAATATGGCGGACCAGCCACTTCAAAAGATAATAATATCTTAGATAAAAATTGGCTTGATAGATTTGGTGGGCTTTTAGGAACTAGCATAGAAGATATGATAGGAGTTGATGGAATTGATAAAAAAGATCTATATTTTTATACATATCCAAGCGATGAAGAGCTAAAAAGAGTAAATGTTACTGGGCTATTTTTAGGCTATTATTTTAAGTGGGATTATAAAGAAAATTTAAGAATCTCACAAGAAAATGGCTTTAAGTGTTCTGATAGACCAGTGGAGACTACTTATGAAAATTTTGAAAATTTAGATTGCTATTCTAATCATCTTCATGACTATTTAAAATATTGCAAATATGGCTTTGGAAGAGCTACTGATAATGCTTGTATAGATATTAGACTTGGATATATAAGTAGAGATGAGGGTGTAAGATTGGTGCATAAATATGATGGCAAACCACCTAAAAAGGCGATTAAAAAATATCTTGAGTATAGCGGATTTAGCAGTGATGAGTTTTGGCAAATTGTAGATTCATTTACTAATAAAGATATATTTAAATGCGATGAAAATGGCAAATTTTTACGAGATATAGATGGCTCGCTTATTCGCAAAGATAATACTATACTAAAATAA
- a CDS encoding argininosuccinate synthase, translated as MKAKDVKKVVLAYSGGLDTSIILKWLQDEYNCEVVTFTADIGQGEEVEPARAKAISLGIKPENIFIEDLREEFVRDFVFPMFRANAIYEGEYLLGTSIARPLIAKRLVEIAVQTGADCISHGATGKGNDQVRFEIGAYALNPNIKVIAPWREWDLDSREKLLAYAAKHGIDISKKKGKSPYSMDANLLHISYEGLVLEDPNNAPEDDMWRWSVSPKDAPNESEIIEITYKNGDPVALNGKELKAHEMLEELNRLGAKHGIGRLDIVENRYVGMKSRGCYETPGGTIMLKAHRAIESITLDREAAHLKDELMPRYAKLIYNGYWFSPERKMLQAAIDESQKNVNGTVRLELYKGNVMIIGRDSKSDNLFNEAYCTFEEDSVYDQKDANGFIKLNALRFIIAGKNGRKIN; from the coding sequence ATGAAGGCAAAAGATGTTAAAAAGGTAGTTTTAGCTTATAGCGGCGGACTTGATACAAGTATAATTTTAAAATGGCTACAAGATGAATATAATTGCGAAGTTGTTACATTTACAGCTGATATTGGTCAAGGCGAAGAGGTAGAACCAGCACGCGCAAAGGCAATTAGTCTTGGTATAAAACCTGAAAATATATTTATTGAAGACCTTAGAGAAGAATTTGTGCGTGATTTTGTCTTTCCTATGTTTAGAGCAAATGCCATATATGAGGGTGAATATCTGCTAGGTACATCTATTGCTAGACCATTAATCGCAAAAAGACTTGTAGAGATAGCAGTACAAACTGGTGCTGATTGTATTAGTCATGGTGCAACTGGCAAGGGCAATGACCAGGTTCGATTTGAAATTGGTGCGTATGCATTAAATCCAAATATCAAGGTAATTGCTCCATGGAGAGAGTGGGATTTAGATAGTCGTGAAAAACTTCTAGCTTACGCTGCAAAACATGGTATAGATATTAGTAAGAAAAAAGGTAAATCGCCATACTCAATGGATGCAAATTTACTTCATATCTCATATGAAGGTTTAGTATTAGAAGATCCAAATAATGCTCCAGAAGATGATATGTGGAGATGGTCAGTAAGCCCTAAAGATGCTCCAAACGAGAGTGAAATCATTGAAATTACATATAAAAATGGCGATCCAGTAGCACTAAATGGTAAAGAGTTAAAAGCTCATGAGATGCTAGAAGAGTTAAACCGTTTAGGTGCTAAGCATGGTATTGGTAGGCTTGATATAGTAGAAAATCGCTATGTAGGTATGAAAAGTCGTGGCTGCTATGAGACTCCAGGCGGCACAATTATGCTAAAAGCTCATAGAGCTATTGAGAGTATAACTTTAGATAGAGAAGCTGCTCATTTAAAAGATGAACTAATGCCAAGATATGCAAAATTAATATATAATGGCTACTGGTTCTCTCCAGAAAGAAAAATGCTACAAGCTGCAATTGATGAAAGCCAAAAAAATGTAAATGGCACAGTAAGATTAGAGCTATATAAAGGTAATGTTATGATAATTGGCCGTGATAGTAAAAGCGATAATCTATTTAATGAGGCTTATTGCACATTTGAAGAAGATAGCGTATATGATCAAAAAGATGCAAATGGCTTTATCAAATTAAATGCTCTTCGTTTTATTATAGCTGGTAAAAACGGTAGAAAAATCAACTAA
- a CDS encoding tyrosine-type recombinase/integrase encodes MKYKLDCKDNFQSSMLFWLGKFVKYKLNSLSNKELKDPKALASVNFTLTKGVKDIEELDGLAKAARNAGLTGINTYFNPLKKIYETLCYYELDSITQIDEELLSEVLASATGALSDASKKNYRIAAINFFSYLSKQNEENGKSHIFDIELKNWGGISGKRGAKLPEFMGEDEVKKFITAIDTAEFKSNNHRNKLIIKIIIFTGIRVSEAINLKRKDISQEGDLYIIRIRGKGNKYRVVMIKKHLIDEHLDAIAINYINQDGCVFVNRNGQRLTQAYISRIVEQILFQAGIRKGKNGAHMLRHTFATMLYKKQKDLVLVQEALGHASLDTSRIYTHFDSDKLKLAAKVAEELND; translated from the coding sequence ATGAAGTATAAGTTAGATTGTAAAGATAATTTTCAAAGCTCTATGCTTTTTTGGCTTGGTAAATTTGTTAAATACAAACTAAATTCTCTCTCAAACAAAGAATTAAAAGATCCAAAAGCCTTAGCTAGTGTCAATTTTACCTTAACAAAAGGGGTAAAAGATATAGAAGAACTCGATGGCCTAGCTAAAGCTGCTAGAAATGCAGGACTTACTGGAATCAATACATATTTTAACCCACTTAAAAAGATCTATGAAACACTATGCTATTATGAACTTGATAGTATTACGCAGATTGATGAAGAGCTATTAAGTGAAGTTTTAGCTAGTGCAACAGGTGCGCTCAGCGATGCTAGCAAGAAAAATTATAGAATAGCAGCTATAAATTTCTTTAGTTATCTAAGCAAACAAAATGAAGAAAATGGAAAATCACATATATTTGATATTGAGCTTAAAAATTGGGGTGGTATCAGTGGTAAAAGAGGAGCTAAGCTACCTGAGTTTATGGGTGAAGATGAGGTAAAGAAATTTATAACTGCTATTGATACGGCTGAATTTAAAAGCAATAATCATAGAAATAAGCTCATTATAAAGATTATAATTTTTACTGGAATTCGTGTTAGCGAGGCTATAAATTTAAAACGCAAAGATATTAGTCAAGAGGGTGATTTATATATTATTAGAATACGAGGAAAAGGTAATAAATATAGAGTTGTAATGATAAAAAAACATCTAATAGATGAACATTTAGATGCAATAGCTATAAACTACATAAATCAAGATGGATGTGTATTTGTAAATAGAAATGGTCAAAGGCTAACTCAAGCCTATATAAGTAGGATTGTAGAGCAAATTTTATTTCAAGCTGGAATAAGAAAAGGTAAAAATGGAGCGCATATGCTTAGACATACATTTGCTACAATGCTATATAAAAAACAAAAAGATCTCGTTTTAGTCCAAGAGGCTCTAGGTCATGCTAGTCTTGATACATCTAGAATTTATACTCACTTTGATAGCGATAAGCTCAAACTTGCTGCAAAAGTAGCCGAAGAATTAAATGATTAG
- a CDS encoding FtsW/RodA/SpoVE family cell cycle protein, translating into MYEVDFRLFYVCIVLIAIGMIFSLSLPAFTVLYYDFSSYHFFIRQFLVGFIGIFIMWKLSQIDPDKKWIGSLSAFEVIGFTLFFGSFLAMIVMQFLPASLVPITGGAKRWIRVGPISLSPVEFFKIGFVFFLAWSFSRKLDHNKKRLKDEFLLLFPYFILFAIAVFLIAILQKDLGQVVVLALTLIVLATFAGTSKKFFGLFGLAGVILVFFAIITQEHRIRRFQSWWVTNQDFVLSFLPASMADILRVSGAEEPYQIGHSLNAIYHGGFFGVGLGNGTFKLGFLSEVHTDFVLAGIAEELGFIGIFIITLIIIYAIYRILKISSRNQNGVYHLFSLGVGTIITMAFLINSYGITSITPIKGIAVPFLSYGGSSILALCVGVGMVLMVSKKADLS; encoded by the coding sequence ATGTACGAGGTTGATTTTAGGCTATTTTATGTATGCATTGTTTTGATTGCTATTGGTATGATATTTTCACTTTCATTGCCAGCATTTACTGTGCTTTATTATGATTTTTCTAGTTATCATTTTTTTATTAGACAATTTTTAGTTGGTTTTATTGGAATTTTTATAATGTGGAAACTTTCACAGATTGACCCTGATAAAAAATGGATTGGCTCACTTAGTGCTTTTGAAGTAATCGGATTTACTCTATTTTTTGGCTCATTTTTGGCTATGATTGTTATGCAATTTTTACCAGCTTCACTTGTGCCAATTACTGGTGGAGCTAAGCGTTGGATAAGAGTTGGACCTATATCGCTTTCGCCTGTTGAATTTTTTAAGATTGGGTTTGTATTTTTCTTAGCGTGGAGCTTTTCAAGAAAGCTTGATCATAATAAAAAACGGCTAAAAGATGAATTTTTGCTCTTATTCCCATATTTTATTCTTTTTGCAATTGCTGTATTTTTGATTGCAATTTTACAAAAAGATCTAGGTCAAGTAGTTGTATTAGCACTTACTTTAATAGTTTTAGCTACATTTGCTGGAACAAGTAAGAAATTTTTTGGTCTTTTTGGACTTGCTGGAGTGATTTTGGTATTTTTTGCTATTATTACTCAAGAGCATAGAATTAGAAGATTTCAGTCTTGGTGGGTAACAAACCAAGATTTTGTACTCTCATTTTTACCTGCTAGTATGGCTGATATTTTGCGTGTTAGTGGAGCTGAAGAGCCATATCAGATAGGACACTCATTAAATGCTATATATCATGGTGGATTTTTTGGAGTAGGGCTTGGTAATGGTACATTTAAGTTAGGATTTTTAAGTGAGGTTCATACCGATTTTGTTCTTGCAGGAATAGCCGAAGAGCTTGGATTTATCGGTATTTTTATTATTACCTTAATAATAATATATGCAATTTATAGAATACTTAAAATTTCATCAAGAAATCAAAATGGAGTTTATCATCTTTTTAGTTTAGGAGTTGGAACAATTATTACAATGGCATTTTTGATCAATTCATATGGTATTACATCAATTACGCCTATTAAAGGGATTGCTGTTCCATTTTTAAGCTATGGGGGTAGCTCTATTTTAGCACTTTGCGTAGGAGTTGGAATGGTTCTTATGGTTAGTAAAAAAGCAGATCTATCATGA
- the murG gene encoding undecaprenyldiphospho-muramoylpentapeptide beta-N-acetylglucosaminyltransferase: MIVVTGGGTGGHLAIAKALASELNSRKIKVIFIGSSAGQDRMWFENSKIFDATYFLNSNAVVNKRGFSKLKSLINIIKLAFKCKKIFKKHNINLVISVGGYSAAPAAFGAIMWNKKLYIHEQNAVIGRLNLILKPFAKGFFSSYFEPKFDYPVDEKFFSVSRIRHDLKTILFLGGSQGANFINTLALNLAKSLDRDGIKIIHQCGQKEYEAISKKYKELGVNAEVFAFSKEIDSFMNRADFCISRAGASTIWELCAASLPTLFIPFPYAANNHQFYNAKFLQEQGAGIILKESEINADNLLDIIYNIDLESISQKLMNFMDKNGSKVIIDKILQNSKE, translated from the coding sequence ATGATAGTTGTCACAGGTGGTGGTACAGGTGGGCATTTAGCCATTGCTAAAGCACTTGCAAGTGAGTTAAATTCGCGTAAAATCAAAGTGATATTTATCGGTTCAAGTGCTGGTCAAGATAGAATGTGGTTTGAAAATAGCAAAATTTTTGATGCTACATATTTTTTAAATAGTAACGCAGTAGTAAATAAACGAGGTTTTAGTAAGTTAAAATCGCTAATTAATATAATTAAACTAGCCTTTAAATGCAAAAAAATATTTAAAAAACATAATATTAACTTAGTTATTAGCGTAGGTGGATATAGTGCGGCTCCAGCAGCATTTGGGGCTATTATGTGGAATAAAAAACTATATATACATGAACAAAATGCAGTAATTGGCAGGTTGAATTTGATTCTTAAACCATTTGCTAAGGGATTTTTTAGTTCATATTTTGAGCCAAAATTTGATTATCCAGTTGATGAGAAATTTTTTAGCGTATCTAGAATTCGCCATGATTTAAAGACAATTTTATTTCTTGGTGGATCTCAAGGGGCAAACTTTATCAATACTTTGGCTTTAAATTTAGCCAAAAGTCTTGATAGAGATGGTATTAAAATTATTCACCAATGCGGACAAAAAGAGTATGAAGCTATATCTAAAAAATATAAAGAGCTAGGCGTAAATGCTGAAGTTTTTGCCTTTAGTAAAGAGATTGATAGTTTTATGAATAGAGCTGATTTTTGTATTAGTAGAGCTGGTGCTAGTACGATTTGGGAGCTTTGTGCAGCTAGCTTACCTACGCTTTTTATCCCATTTCCATATGCGGCTAACAATCATCAATTTTATAATGCAAAGTTTTTGCAAGAGCAAGGAGCTGGAATAATTTTAAAAGAAAGCGAGATAAACGCAGATAATTTGCTTGATATTATTTATAATATAGATTTAGAAAGTATCTCACAAAAATTGATGAATTTTATGGATAAAAATGGATCAAAAGTTATAATTGATAAGATTTTACAAAATTCTAAAGAATAG
- a CDS encoding HU family DNA-binding protein: MTKAEFVSLVAAKASLTKKDAEAALDGVLETISEVLTKGDSVTFVGFGTFSVTERAARTAKVPSTGKEVKVPAKKVVKFKVGKNFKDAVAECKTCKKK; encoded by the coding sequence ATGACAAAAGCAGAATTTGTAAGCCTAGTAGCTGCTAAAGCTAGTCTAACAAAAAAAGATGCAGAAGCTGCACTTGATGGTGTACTTGAGACAATCAGCGAAGTATTAACAAAAGGTGATAGCGTAACTTTTGTTGGTTTTGGTACTTTTAGTGTAACTGAAAGAGCTGCAAGAACAGCTAAAGTTCCAAGTACTGGTAAAGAAGTTAAAGTTCCAGCTAAAAAAGTTGTTAAATTTAAAGTTGGTAAAAATTTTAAAGATGCAGTTGCTGAGTGTAAAACTTGTAAGAAAAAATAA
- a CDS encoding RNA-binding S4 domain-containing protein → MRVDKFLNTVNITKRRAISEDMCKSGVVSINGVVAKPSKEVKIGDKITIKFIMKEISYEVLAIPVTKSIPKSEQSSYVKEI, encoded by the coding sequence ATGAGAGTAGATAAATTTTTAAACACAGTAAATATTACTAAACGCCGTGCAATTAGCGAAGATATGTGTAAAAGTGGCGTAGTTAGTATCAATGGAGTTGTAGCAAAGCCTAGTAAAGAAGTTAAAATTGGCGATAAGATTACAATTAAATTTATAATGAAAGAGATTAGCTATGAGGTCTTAGCTATTCCAGTAACAAAATCGATTCCAAAAAGCGAGCAAAGTAGTTATGTCAAAGAGATATGA
- the tsaE gene encoding tRNA (adenosine(37)-N6)-threonylcarbamoyltransferase complex ATPase subunit type 1 TsaE has product MSKRYELGLNELDSLVKELPNSGIIALRGNLASGKTTLSKAIINNQNMVTSPTFSIMQEYDGVYHYDIYQGGFEAIKQNGLYENLYEDGLHIIEWADDKLLEFASKNGLNVCIIDIEICDNKRVYKVSYA; this is encoded by the coding sequence ATGTCAAAGAGATATGAGCTTGGTTTAAATGAGCTTGATAGCCTTGTAAAAGAGTTGCCAAATAGTGGAATTATAGCTCTTAGAGGGAATTTGGCTAGTGGCAAAACTACACTTAGTAAAGCAATAATTAATAACCAAAATATGGTTACATCGCCAACTTTTAGCATAATGCAAGAGTATGATGGAGTTTATCATTATGATATCTATCAAGGTGGTTTTGAAGCGATAAAACAAAATGGATTATATGAGAATTTATATGAAGATGGATTGCATATAATTGAGTGGGCTGATGATAAATTGCTCGAGTTTGCTAGTAAAAATGGACTTAATGTTTGCATTATCGATATTGAAATTTGTGATAATAAGAGAGTTTATAAGGTAAGTTATGCATAA
- the lptB gene encoding LPS export ABC transporter ATP-binding protein — translation MHKLEVKNLKKNIKKTNIINGVSLEIKSGEVVGLLGPNGAGKTTTFYMICGLILPSSGEILLDGVNITANPLHKRAMQGIGYLPQESSIFKDLTVEENLTLAAQIVYNDNKTIDKKVDEMLDLLNIEPIRSRKGLSLSGGERRRCEIARSLMIMPKFLLLDEPFAGVDPIAVADIQSIINDLKKLNIGILITDHNVRETLAICDRAYVIKNGTLLASGSANEVANNKLVRTHYLGEEFRLLD, via the coding sequence ATGCATAAGTTAGAAGTTAAAAATCTAAAGAAAAATATCAAAAAAACAAATATTATAAACGGAGTTTCACTAGAGATAAAAAGCGGTGAAGTAGTAGGGCTTTTAGGGCCTAATGGAGCTGGAAAAACTACTACATTTTATATGATTTGTGGATTAATTTTGCCTAGTAGTGGAGAGATTTTACTCGATGGAGTTAATATTACAGCCAATCCTTTACACAAAAGAGCTATGCAAGGCATTGGATATTTACCTCAAGAAAGTAGCATATTTAAAGATTTAACAGTAGAAGAAAATCTAACCCTAGCAGCACAAATAGTCTATAATGATAATAAAACCATTGATAAAAAAGTAGATGAGATGCTTGATCTATTAAATATTGAGCCAATTCGCTCTAGAAAAGGACTTAGTCTAAGTGGTGGCGAAAGACGTAGATGTGAGATCGCTAGAAGTTTGATGATTATGCCCAAATTTTTACTACTTGATGAACCTTTTGCTGGTGTTGATCCAATTGCTGTAGCTGATATTCAAAGCATTATAAATGATTTAAAAAAATTAAATATAGGCATATTGATCACCGATCACAATGTAAGAGAAACGCTAGCTATTTGCGATAGAGCTTATGTTATTAAAAATGGAACCCTTTTAGCTAGTGGAAGTGCAAACGAGGTGGCAAATAATAAGCTTGTTAGAACCCACTATTTGGGCGAAGAGTTTAGATTGTTAGATTAA